In Acidobacteriota bacterium, the following are encoded in one genomic region:
- a CDS encoding DUF1553 domain-containing protein, whose product MRSLTPTSPAPRTLLVAAAAILLVASSAAPAAAQTGPVTFTDHIRPIMERSCWNCHGEAAQLSDLDLSSRDGALAGGTKGPAIVPGDADGSRLYRMVAGLDQPPMPMSGDALTDAELAMVRTWIDEGAHWDAGGAIDADVALAALENSELPPGARDYWAFQHPVQVDVPASDVYTHPVDRFLAAARGGAGVEAAPRADRLTALRRAYLDLTGLPPTPEQVEAFLADTERGAWERLIEQLLDSPHYGERWGRHWLDVARYADTDGFEQDYVRMNAWRYRDYVINAFNRDKPYNQFLREQIAGDELDHVTDETLIATGFLRSGPRVNFREKDNPERRHDYLDDMLATLGRGVLGMTVHCARCHDHKFDPILQKDYYSMQASIYGYVEIDQPLLDRAEADVWRAANADIDRQQQPLRDQIDAIENPYREELRAKMIRENFPENVQAAAFKPEAERTPGEQLLATQVLTINPPRAQVTEALSPDDAARVEELRAQIAAFNEQRPSEPPMAHIVTDGDYRFAPDGPGDEVIGCPECRTAPDAEGTYLWEEGGPAYQSPPNYFLIRGDPFSPGSEMSPGFLTAATYGDPPTEIPRPDGRTSGRRLALAEWIASRDNPLTARVIVNRIWHHHFGRGIVRTLDNLGRMGDAPTHPELLDWLAVEFMDRGWSIKEMHRFLMTSEAYRMASSFANESNVAADPENNLLWRYRGQRLEAEVLRDAIMTVSGGIDLTVGGPAIFPHIPADILFQSDGKGFWCGSPEPGRRITAPSTGIWCEEPDRPEVWRRSVYVFRRRSLGFPFFDTFDLPDQNQTAAARNVSTVSTQALTLMNNPFVLNQAQLFADRLEREAPGDVDAQIERAYLIALTRQPTDGERAIARDLIADESLVDFTHVMMNLNEFLYLR is encoded by the coding sequence ATGCGCAGCCTCACACCCACGTCCCCAGCCCCCCGGACGCTTCTGGTTGCGGCGGCAGCCATTCTCCTCGTCGCGAGCTCCGCGGCGCCGGCCGCCGCACAGACGGGACCGGTCACCTTTACCGACCACATCCGTCCGATCATGGAGCGGAGCTGCTGGAACTGCCACGGCGAGGCGGCGCAGCTCTCCGATCTCGACCTGAGTTCGCGCGACGGCGCGCTCGCGGGCGGAACGAAGGGTCCGGCGATCGTGCCGGGCGACGCCGACGGCAGTCGTCTCTATCGGATGGTGGCGGGGCTGGATCAGCCGCCCATGCCGATGAGCGGCGATGCGTTGACGGACGCCGAACTTGCCATGGTGCGTACCTGGATCGACGAGGGCGCGCATTGGGATGCGGGTGGCGCGATCGATGCCGACGTTGCCCTCGCCGCCCTCGAGAACAGCGAGCTGCCTCCCGGCGCACGTGACTACTGGGCGTTCCAGCACCCGGTGCAAGTGGACGTGCCCGCGTCGGACGTCTACACCCACCCGGTCGATCGCTTCCTCGCGGCGGCGCGGGGCGGTGCGGGTGTTGAGGCGGCGCCGCGGGCCGACCGACTGACGGCGCTGCGGCGCGCGTACCTCGACCTCACCGGATTGCCGCCGACGCCGGAGCAGGTCGAGGCCTTCCTTGCTGACACCGAGCGCGGCGCCTGGGAACGGCTCATCGAGCAGTTGCTCGACTCCCCCCACTACGGCGAGCGCTGGGGCCGCCACTGGCTGGACGTCGCGCGCTACGCCGACACGGACGGCTTCGAGCAGGACTACGTCCGGATGAACGCCTGGCGCTACCGGGACTATGTCATCAACGCGTTCAACCGGGACAAGCCCTACAACCAGTTCCTGCGCGAGCAGATCGCGGGTGACGAGCTGGACCACGTGACGGACGAGACGCTGATCGCGACCGGCTTCCTCCGCTCGGGACCACGCGTCAACTTCCGGGAGAAAGACAACCCGGAGCGGCGGCACGACTATCTCGACGACATGCTGGCGACGCTCGGGCGCGGGGTCCTCGGCATGACCGTCCACTGCGCCCGCTGCCACGACCACAAGTTCGACCCGATCCTGCAGAAGGACTACTACAGCATGCAGGCGTCGATCTACGGCTACGTCGAGATCGATCAGCCGCTCCTCGACCGCGCCGAGGCGGACGTCTGGCGCGCCGCGAACGCCGACATCGACCGCCAGCAGCAGCCGCTACGCGACCAGATCGACGCCATCGAGAACCCGTACCGCGAAGAGCTCCGCGCGAAGATGATCCGGGAGAACTTCCCGGAGAACGTCCAGGCCGCTGCATTCAAGCCGGAGGCGGAACGCACGCCGGGCGAGCAGCTCCTGGCAACGCAGGTGCTCACCATCAATCCGCCGCGGGCTCAGGTAACCGAGGCGCTCAGCCCCGACGATGCGGCCCGGGTGGAGGAACTCCGGGCACAGATCGCGGCGTTCAACGAGCAGCGGCCATCCGAGCCGCCGATGGCCCACATCGTCACCGACGGCGACTACCGCTTCGCGCCCGACGGCCCGGGAGACGAGGTGATCGGGTGTCCCGAATGCCGGACGGCGCCTGACGCGGAGGGAACGTACCTGTGGGAGGAGGGCGGACCCGCTTACCAGTCGCCTCCCAACTATTTCCTGATTCGGGGCGATCCGTTCAGTCCTGGTTCGGAGATGTCCCCCGGGTTCCTGACCGCCGCGACCTACGGCGATCCGCCCACCGAGATCCCCCGCCCCGACGGTCGCACGTCCGGCCGGCGGCTCGCCCTCGCCGAGTGGATCGCGTCACGTGACAACCCGCTGACGGCCCGCGTCATAGTCAACCGGATCTGGCACCACCACTTCGGCCGTGGCATCGTCCGGACATTGGACAACCTGGGCCGGATGGGCGATGCGCCGACGCATCCCGAGTTGCTCGACTGGCTTGCCGTCGAGTTCATGGACCGGGGCTGGAGCATCAAGGAGATGCACCGGTTCCTCATGACATCGGAGGCCTACCGGATGGCGTCGTCGTTCGCCAATGAATCGAACGTGGCCGCCGATCCCGAGAACAACCTCCTCTGGCGCTACCGCGGACAGCGCCTGGAGGCCGAAGTCCTGCGCGACGCCATCATGACCGTGAGCGGCGGCATCGACCTGACGGTAGGCGGCCCCGCAATTTTCCCGCACATCCCCGCCGACATCCTGTTCCAGTCGGACGGCAAGGGTTTCTGGTGCGGCAGCCCGGAGCCGGGACGGCGGATCACGGCGCCGTCAACGGGCATCTGGTGCGAGGAGCCGGATCGTCCGGAAGTGTGGCGCCGCAGTGTCTACGTCTTCCGGCGCCGGTCGCTCGGCTTCCCCTTCTTCGACACCTTCGATCTGCCGGATCAGAACCAGACCGCGGCGGCGCGCAACGTCTCGACCGTGTCGACGCAGGCGCTGACGTTGATGAACAACCCGTTCGTGCTGAACCAGGCGCAACTGTTCGCCGACCGGCTCGAGCGCGAGGCGCCCGGCGACGTCGATGCGCAGATCGAGCGCGCGTACCTGATCGCCCTGACGCGGCAACCGACCGATGGGGAAAGGGCGATCGCCCGCGATCTGATCGCGGACGAGTCGCTGGTCGACTTCACCCACGTCATGATGAACCTGAACGAGTTCCTGTACCTGCGGTAG
- a CDS encoding MBL fold metallo-hydrolase: protein MKRTRCLAALTLVGVLVTVAANEARQDRFRIRPLELTDNLYMLTSDPSEQGMRTGGNTAVFVTSSGVVLVDTKIRGYGQDIMDEVRRITDQPVTTIINTHTHWDHSGANTEFPDTVNFVTHENTAGHMASTDCDDGSGFQGGSIKNCEAFTGENSRFLPKTTFSTRTSLFSGPDQIDLYYFGRGHTDGDTWVVFREARTMHTGDMMARKGLPFIDAANTNGSATEFGQTLEKAIAGVSGVDTLIPGHNDDPLTWDDLVEYSAFYNDLVAHAEEGKEAGRSAAETAAAYTLPSQFSDFQAPPDRVEMIVGLLHEGR, encoded by the coding sequence ATGAAGCGCACACGCTGTTTGGCCGCACTGACCCTGGTCGGCGTGCTGGTAACGGTCGCCGCGAACGAGGCGCGGCAGGACCGGTTCCGGATCCGCCCGCTGGAGCTGACGGACAATCTCTACATGCTGACTTCCGATCCGTCGGAGCAGGGGATGCGCACCGGTGGCAACACGGCCGTCTTCGTCACGTCGTCGGGCGTCGTGCTTGTGGACACGAAGATCCGGGGCTACGGCCAGGACATCATGGACGAGGTGCGCCGGATCACGGACCAGCCGGTGACCACGATCATCAACACGCATACGCACTGGGACCACAGCGGCGCGAACACTGAGTTCCCCGATACCGTGAACTTCGTGACGCACGAGAACACGGCGGGGCACATGGCGAGCACGGACTGCGATGACGGCTCCGGCTTCCAGGGCGGCTCGATCAAGAACTGCGAGGCCTTCACCGGCGAGAACAGCAGGTTCCTGCCGAAGACGACGTTCTCCACCCGGACATCGCTCTTCAGCGGGCCCGATCAGATCGACCTCTACTACTTCGGCCGGGGCCACACCGACGGCGACACGTGGGTCGTCTTCCGGGAAGCCCGCACGATGCACACCGGCGACATGATGGCGCGCAAGGGCCTGCCGTTCATCGACGCGGCCAACACCAATGGCAGCGCCACCGAGTTCGGCCAGACGCTGGAGAAGGCGATCGCCGGTGTCTCGGGCGTCGACACACTCATCCCCGGCCATAACGACGACCCACTGACTTGGGATGATCTCGTCGAGTACTCCGCCTTCTATAACGACCTGGTCGCCCACGCGGAAGAAGGCAAGGAGGCCGGCCGGAGCGCCGCCGAAACCGCGGCTGCGTATACGCTGCCGAGTCAGTTCAGCGACTTCCAGGCGCCCCCGGACCGGGTCGAGATGATCGTGGGACTGCTCCACGAAGGGCGTTAG
- a CDS encoding pyrroloquinoline quinone-dependent dehydrogenase, which produces MSARHARLVAVAAAALPFVLAPGPVAAQYGAVDGEWRSYAADNGSTKYSPLDQIDATNFSDLEIAWRWDTPDAGVDIETIQQRLMAAGAGANTNDGAQPTDPPRISIRGIQATPLMVDGVLYLSTALYQAAAIDAGTGETLWVYNPEAYNGGRPTHAYRSRGVAYWSEPDGSDARIFWGTNAAYLHAVDARTGEPVRGFGDNGRVDLTTGIPRADRNDRNYLGRNLIGVASPPVVTHDVVVTPTIVSDFVIRKEAPPGWLKGIDARTGELKWTFRTVPQGDDFGADTWLNESWRYSGNANIWPPFSADDELGIFYLPLGTPTSDYYGGHRLGDNLFAESIVAVDAGTGQRVWHFQAVHHGVWDYDFPAAPNLVDITVDGRDIKAVAQVSKQGFTYVFDRATGDPVWPIEERPVETDTDLEGEVLAPTQPFPTKPPPFEYQGIAIDDLVDFTPEIRELAVEAVKDFRLGPLFTPPMLSHDGGLQGTIQRPHIAGGASWSGAAVDPDTGMLYVPSENRFSVIKYYTPEPAEGGNLRYTQAAFDSGIQPTMPRGLPLLKPPYSRMTAIDMHRGEHAWMQPNGDGDRYRNHPMLRDLDLPPLGGEGHAGPVLTKTLLISALSAGGSDGGPRLVARDKSTGEIVGSVDLPAGAIGTPMTYLHEGRQYIALTIGGDVPQLIALTLP; this is translated from the coding sequence ATGTCCGCTCGACACGCACGTTTAGTCGCCGTCGCCGCCGCGGCGCTGCCGTTCGTGCTGGCGCCCGGGCCCGTCGCCGCGCAGTACGGCGCTGTCGACGGGGAGTGGCGCAGTTACGCCGCCGACAACGGAAGCACGAAGTACTCGCCGCTCGATCAGATCGATGCGACCAACTTCAGCGACCTCGAGATTGCCTGGCGGTGGGACACGCCCGACGCCGGGGTCGACATCGAGACGATTCAGCAGCGCCTGATGGCGGCAGGCGCCGGGGCGAACACGAACGACGGCGCGCAGCCGACCGACCCGCCCCGGATCTCGATCCGCGGCATCCAGGCGACGCCGTTGATGGTGGACGGCGTGCTGTATCTCTCCACCGCGCTCTATCAGGCAGCCGCCATCGACGCCGGAACGGGCGAAACGCTCTGGGTCTACAACCCGGAGGCCTACAACGGCGGCCGACCGACGCACGCCTACCGCTCGCGCGGCGTTGCCTATTGGTCCGAGCCGGACGGCAGCGACGCCCGGATCTTCTGGGGAACGAACGCGGCGTACCTGCACGCCGTCGACGCGCGCACCGGCGAGCCGGTCCGCGGCTTCGGCGACAACGGCCGCGTCGATCTGACGACGGGCATTCCTCGCGCGGACCGCAACGACCGGAACTACCTGGGCCGCAACCTGATAGGCGTCGCCTCGCCGCCCGTCGTCACGCACGACGTCGTCGTGACACCCACGATCGTCTCGGACTTCGTCATCCGCAAGGAGGCGCCACCCGGCTGGCTGAAGGGGATCGACGCCCGGACCGGCGAGCTGAAGTGGACGTTCCGAACCGTTCCGCAGGGAGACGACTTCGGCGCCGACACCTGGCTGAACGAGTCATGGCGCTACTCGGGCAACGCCAACATCTGGCCGCCGTTCAGCGCCGACGACGAACTGGGCATCTTCTATCTGCCGCTCGGCACGCCGACGAGCGACTACTACGGCGGCCACCGCCTGGGTGACAACCTGTTCGCGGAGAGCATCGTCGCCGTCGACGCCGGAACCGGCCAACGCGTGTGGCACTTCCAAGCGGTGCATCACGGGGTCTGGGACTACGACTTCCCCGCCGCGCCCAACCTGGTTGACATCACCGTGGATGGCCGCGACATCAAGGCCGTGGCGCAGGTGAGCAAGCAGGGCTTTACCTATGTCTTCGACCGTGCGACGGGCGACCCGGTCTGGCCGATCGAGGAGCGTCCGGTGGAAACCGACACCGACCTCGAGGGCGAAGTGCTGGCGCCGACGCAGCCCTTCCCGACGAAGCCACCGCCGTTCGAGTACCAGGGGATAGCGATCGACGATCTCGTCGATTTCACGCCGGAGATCCGCGAGTTGGCGGTGGAGGCGGTGAAGGACTTCCGCCTCGGCCCGCTGTTCACGCCGCCGATGCTGAGCCACGACGGAGGGCTACAGGGGACGATTCAGCGTCCCCACATCGCTGGCGGCGCCAGTTGGAGCGGCGCGGCCGTCGATCCGGACACCGGCATGCTCTACGTTCCGTCCGAAAACCGCTTCTCGGTCATCAAGTACTACACGCCGGAGCCGGCCGAGGGCGGCAACCTTCGTTACACACAGGCGGCCTTCGACAGCGGCATTCAGCCGACGATGCCACGCGGCCTTCCGCTGCTGAAGCCGCCCTATTCCCGCATGACCGCCATCGACATGCACCGCGGCGAGCACGCATGGATGCAGCCGAACGGCGACGGCGACCGCTACAGAAACCACCCGATGCTGCGCGACCTCGACCTTCCGCCCCTGGGCGGTGAAGGCCACGCCGGACCGGTGCTGACTAAGACGCTCCTCATCAGCGCCCTGAGTGCGGGCGGCTCGGACGGCGGCCCGCGCCTGGTGGCGCGCGACAAGTCGACGGGCGAGATTGTCGGCTCGGTCGACCTTCCGGCCGGCGCCATCGGCACGCCGATGACCTACCTGCACGAGGGTCGCCAGTACATCGCCCTCACCATCGGCGGGGATGTCCCCCAACTGATCGCGCTGACGCTGCCATAA